Proteins encoded together in one Streptomyces sp. NBC_01216 window:
- a CDS encoding phage tail tube protein: MAGNNASEIRVAGTGRILVAEVGAALPTAFTGDSAADWGSGWVDLGYTSTDGVAFSKKDKLDPVETWQSISPARFVYADRDLTLKFSMLQFNEDTLPFFLGGKKTDFRHDNATNPGVYEFDVPDGPSFDERALGLEFTDGSAVTYRFVIPRGQVTATDDLKLARKAAAMLGVTFTALSPGEGQALATFVMKDAAYTTA; this comes from the coding sequence ATGGCAGGCAACAACGCCTCCGAGATCCGCGTGGCCGGCACCGGCCGCATCCTCGTCGCCGAGGTCGGCGCCGCCCTTCCGACCGCCTTCACCGGCGACTCCGCCGCCGACTGGGGCAGCGGCTGGGTCGACCTCGGCTACACCTCCACCGACGGCGTGGCCTTCTCCAAGAAGGACAAGCTCGACCCGGTGGAGACCTGGCAGTCGATCAGCCCGGCCCGGTTCGTCTACGCGGACCGCGACCTGACGCTGAAGTTCTCGATGCTCCAGTTCAACGAGGACACCCTGCCCTTCTTCCTGGGTGGCAAGAAGACGGACTTCCGCCACGACAACGCCACCAACCCGGGTGTGTACGAGTTCGACGTCCCGGACGGCCCGAGCTTCGACGAGCGGGCCCTGGGCCTGGAGTTCACCGACGGCTCCGCGGTCACCTACCGCTTCGTCATCCCGCGCGGCCAGGTGACGGCGACCGACGACCTCAAGCTCGCCCGCAAGGCCGCGGCGATGCTCGGAGTCACCTTCACCGCCCTGTCGCCGGGCGAGGGCCAGGCACTCGCCACCTTCGTCATGAAGGACGCGGCGTACACCACCGCGTAA